Genomic window (Streptococcus suis S735):
TGCAGCCCAACTCTTAGATGAAGCACCAATCAAAGAAATATTAGTTACCGATTCTGTTGCAAGCAAAGAACAGCATCCTAAAAATATCGCCTTCCTAACAGCTAGTGACTTGATTGCAGATGCCATCCACCGCATCCAAGAACATCAGCCACTCAGCCCACTTTTCAAATTTACTAGTCCTGAAAAAGAAAACTAGGAGTAACTCTTTGATTTATTTAGATAATGCAGCAACCACTGCTCTATCTCCTACTGCACTCCAACGGATGATGGAAGTGGCTCAAGAAAATTATGGAAACCCCTCCAGTATTCATCAAAGCGGTCGGAAAGCCAATCAATGTCTTAGACAAAGTCGTCAAGAGATTGCTCAGATTCTCTCCGCCTCTCCTGAACAAATTATTTTCACATCTGGAGGCTCCGAAGCTGATACTTTAGCTATTCAAGGCTATGCACTTGCGCATCAATCCAAAGGAAAACACCTGATTACTACGGCTATCGAACACCATGCTGTCCTCCATACCATGCAGTATCTAGAGGATCGGTTTGGATTCGAGGTAACCTATATCCAACCAGTCAATCAAGTAATCACCGCTCAACAAATTCAGGATGCCCTTCGACCAGATACTATTTTAGTCAGCGTCATGTTTGCTAACAATGAGACCGGTCAGCTACTTCCCATCAAGGAAATTGGAAAGCTTCTAGCCGATCATCAGGCCGTCTTTCATGTAGATGCTGTCCAAGCAATTGGAAAAATCGCAATATCTCCATCTGACTACGGAATTGACTTGCTCGCGGCCTCTGCCCATAAATTCCATGGTCCAAAGGGGATGGGATTCCTGTATAGTAAAGTTCATAAATTTGATTCCTTGATCCACGGCGGAAAGCAGGAACAACAACATCGAGCAGGTACTGAGAATCTCCCTGCTATTGCTGCTATGGCGACTGCCCTAACAGAACAATATGAGTCCTTAGATACGCATCATCAACATGTCAGTGAACTGCGACAACATATTATCGAGGGATTGTCTGGCTTAGACTATTATCTCAATCAGGCTGGACCTCATCTCCCTCATGTCCTTAATATCGGTTTTCCTGGTAAACTTAATGAACAACTCCTTATGCAACTAGATTTGGCAGGTATTGCTGTTTCTAGCGGTTCTGCATGTACGGCAGGTGTTGTCCAAAATAGCCATGTTTTAGAAGCTATGTATGGAAAAGACTCCCATCGTCTGAAAGAATCCATTCGTATCAGCCTATCTGAAATCAATACAAAAGAAGAGATAGATACTCTTATCATCGAACTAAAGAAAATACTTGGAGGTTAAAATGGCATTCCAACAATCAGTTACCTTAAAAGATTGTAATTTTACTTATCACATTAGCCCTGCTATCAAAAAATATACACTCCGTGATAACACCTTTGAACAAACCAAAGCAGGTCACTATCAGCTTACACGTCTTCTGGAAGAAATTCCAAATTCAAACCAAGGATTCCTCTTGAAAATTATTATCAATCAAGACCTAACTGGTTTTAAAATTAACATTACCGACAAGTCTGGTCTTCATCTGGTAAACATTTTTAAGCCAGAAAGTAACAAGGTTATTCAAGAAAAATTCTATTTCCTCATGGATAGCTTGATTGACCGTGACATCTTTACAAAAGAGAGTTAGTATGATTGAAATTCACTATCTTGACGCTTACAAGCAAGAACGTATCCAAACATTTGAGAATAAGGATGCAGCCATTCTGGCTTTTTCCGGTTGCTTAACCCTCCCAGACTATTATCCAGTTACCAGCATTACACAAAACGGACAAGCTCTGGATTACAAAGGGACAATCGGAGATCTCTATCGCTATTTACAAACACTAGATTAGACAGTTTCCTGTTTAATCTTTTTTTAAAATCAATCTGTTGATTTTTTCACAAACTTGGACTAGAATAGAATAAAGAACTGTTTAATATATAAATAATCGATAAAGCGTATTCTATCGAAATAAAGGAGTCTAAAGTGAAAAACGATAAAAAATCTGATATTCCACGCGCTACTGCCAAACGTCTATCCCTCTACTATCGCATTTTTAAACGTTTCTATGCAGGAAATATTGAAAAAGCTAGTTCAAAAGAAATTGCCGAAGCTATCGGAATCGATTCAGCTACCGTCCGCCGAGATTTTTCCTATTTTGGAGAGCTTGGTCGTCGTGGCTTTGGCTACAACGTCAAAGAGTTGATGGATTTCTTTGCGGATATTCTAAATGATACCTCCATCACCAATGTTATGCTTGTAGGTGTTGGGAATATGGGGCGGGCCTTACTACACTATCGCTTCCACGAACGAAATAAAATGAAAATAGTCATGGCTTTTGAAGCAGATGATAATCCAGCTGTTGGAACGACAGATGAAAATATCCCAATCCATGCAATCTCAGAAATCAAGGAACGTATCAGCGAAGCAAACTCTCAGACCGCCATTCTAACGGTACCCAGCGTCAAGGCACAAGAAGTGACCGATATTCTTGTTGAAGCTGGTGTCAAGGGAATTCTGAGCTTTTCACCAGTTAACTTGTCTGTCCCAAAAGATGTCGTTGTTCAGTATGTTGATTTGACTAGTGAATTACAGACACTACTCTACTTTATGCGAAAAGGATAAGCAATGAAAAAACCAGTTATTGGTATTTCTGGAAATGAATATAAAACAGGGGATCATACAGAACCCCTGCTTTCTTATACCCAGACTTGCCTCGTACAAGCTATTGAAGATGCTGGTGGGCTCCCACTCATCCTTCCAGCTACAGAGCCAGATTTGGCAAAATATTATATTCATCTTATTGACAAACTCATCCTAACAGGAGGACAAAATGTCCAGCCAAGTTACTATCACGAAGAAAGGACTATTGACAGCGATAATTATCTACCAAAGCGTGACGAGTTTGAATTAGCCCTCATAAGGGCTGCCCAAGAAAATCAGAAACCTATCTTCGGTATCTGCCGAGGTCTACAGCTCTACAATGTAGCTCAAGGTGGTAGCCTTCATCAATCAATTTCTGAACATTGGCAAGACATAGACGGACAAGAAGTCAGTCAAACGATTCAACTGACTCAAAATAGTCCACTTTACGACATATATGAGTCCGATCCGAGTGTGAACTCATTTCACCGTCAGGCTATCAAAGACTTAGCCCCTGACTTAGAAATCATTGCACTATCAGATAATCAACAGATTATTGAAGCAGTTCATTCAGCCTACCCAACTAAATTTTTAGGGGTTCAATGGCATCCTGAACTACTCTACGGTAAACGTGAGATTGAAAAAGACCTCTTCCACTATATTGTCAATAAACTTTAAAATAACTCACTTTCTTCTCTAAAAGAATAGTAATCCTTATTTCCAACAATTAAATGATCTAATAATACCAGTCCTAGCTTTTCGCAGGACTCTTTTAAATTCTCCGTAAATAGCAAATCATTCCTACTAGGTTGTACTGAACCCGACGGGTGGTTATGAACGATGATAATCGATGTTGCCATACATTTTACTGCGTAATGCAAAATTTCACGTGGTTCTGCAATGCTACGATTAACACTCCCAATAAAAATCGTTTTTTGACTGATAATCTGGTTCTGTGTATTGAGATAAAGTGCAACTAGATGCTCCTGCTTCTTATGCCCGATTTCATGAATCATCTTACGTCCCAACTTCTCACTTCCCAAAATTCTCTCATTTAAGAGTAGCTCTGATTGATTGATACGTTTTCCAAGTTCAATCATAGCCTTAATTTCAATCGCCTTGACGCGCCCAATTCCAGTCAAACTTTGCAATTCTTCAATTGATAGTTCTCTTAGAGCCGCTAAACTCTCCAAACGATTCAATAATTTATTGGAGAGAATAGAAACAGGTTCTTTTTTTGTCCCAGTTCTAATAAAAATTGCTAGTAGTTCCTGATTACTGAGACGCTCAGCTCCAACTTCTACTAAACGTTCTCTAGGTAGAAAGGCCTCTTCTTTAAATTCAATTTGATACATAATTTCCTCCTCACCTATCTATTCGTAAAATCTTGCAAAAAAGAAGCCATATAAAACCAAAGATTATCTCCTCAGTCCTATACCACTTCTTTATCCTTAATATATAGATGTTTTATTGTCCATAATCATACTGATTATAACTCTTATTGAAGGAATCTAAGATGTCTTTTGCCGTTTCATTATATGGAGTGGTTGATTCAAGAACTCCTTTTACAACAATACGTTGCGTAGCATAATAGTCCGTACATGTCACTAACGTAACTTCTGTACGTCCTTCTACATCATCAATGACATAGACACTTTCAGGCGAAACAATTTCCACACTATCAATAACGTAGGTGTAAACATTGGTCTTGTCAGTAATATAGATTTTCATGCCGTTTTTAGCACGATCAAGCGGTGAAAAGAGAACATCTGCCGCACCAGTTACACCAAAAATATGGTGGCTGGCCAACGCATAATTTCCTTTCCCCATCTCTTGGTTTTCCTTCATGGTACCAGCTCCATACATGAGCGAAGTATTGAAGACCCCTTTAAAAATAGGAAGGTTGATACCAAGCTCGGGAACCGCAATCCCACCAATTACAGGTAAGCGTTGTGCATCCCACTGAGCTGCTAAAATAGCTTCTGTAGAAATAGACTGAACCTGTTCGAAATCAAATGTTGTCTCAGCCTGTTTATTCTTTTCGATATCCTCTGTCGTAACATTGCTAATCTGGTATTTATTCGTATTCCAGCCGATAATAAAATTACGGATAGAGGTGTTGAATATCAATGCCAAGGAAATCAGTATCAATACAACTGTTAAAAGATTGCGCCAAAAAGAACCTTTACGCTTCTTCTTGTTTTCACGTTTTGACATGACTATTTATTCCTTTTCTTCTTTAATTTCGGCAGCATCTACCAAGGCAAAGGTCATGATTTTCGCTTCACC
Coding sequences:
- the radC gene encoding RadC family protein — protein: MYQIEFKEEAFLPRERLVEVGAERLSNQELLAIFIRTGTKKEPVSILSNKLLNRLESLAALRELSIEELQSLTGIGRVKAIEIKAMIELGKRINQSELLLNERILGSEKLGRKMIHEIGHKKQEHLVALYLNTQNQIISQKTIFIGSVNRSIAEPREILHYAVKCMATSIIIVHNHPSGSVQPSRNDLLFTENLKESCEKLGLVLLDHLIVGNKDYYSFREESELF
- a CDS encoding redox-sensing transcriptional repressor Rex; translated protein: MKNDKKSDIPRATAKRLSLYYRIFKRFYAGNIEKASSKEIAEAIGIDSATVRRDFSYFGELGRRGFGYNVKELMDFFADILNDTSITNVMLVGVGNMGRALLHYRFHERNKMKIVMAFEADDNPAVGTTDENIPIHAISEIKERISEANSQTAILTVPSVKAQEVTDILVEAGVKGILSFSPVNLSVPKDVVVQYVDLTSELQTLLYFMRKG
- a CDS encoding DUF1831 domain-containing protein, whose amino-acid sequence is MAFQQSVTLKDCNFTYHISPAIKKYTLRDNTFEQTKAGHYQLTRLLEEIPNSNQGFLLKIIINQDLTGFKINITDKSGLHLVNIFKPESNKVIQEKFYFLMDSLIDRDIFTKES
- a CDS encoding DUF4649 family protein, with protein sequence MIEIHYLDAYKQERIQTFENKDAAILAFSGCLTLPDYYPVTSITQNGQALDYKGTIGDLYRYLQTLD
- a CDS encoding cysteine desulfurase family protein, with product MIYLDNAATTALSPTALQRMMEVAQENYGNPSSIHQSGRKANQCLRQSRQEIAQILSASPEQIIFTSGGSEADTLAIQGYALAHQSKGKHLITTAIEHHAVLHTMQYLEDRFGFEVTYIQPVNQVITAQQIQDALRPDTILVSVMFANNETGQLLPIKEIGKLLADHQAVFHVDAVQAIGKIAISPSDYGIDLLAASAHKFHGPKGMGFLYSKVHKFDSLIHGGKQEQQHRAGTENLPAIAAMATALTEQYESLDTHHQHVSELRQHIIEGLSGLDYYLNQAGPHLPHVLNIGFPGKLNEQLLMQLDLAGIAVSSGSACTAGVVQNSHVLEAMYGKDSHRLKESIRISLSEINTKEEIDTLIIELKKILGG
- a CDS encoding class A sortase; this translates as MSKRENKKKRKGSFWRNLLTVVLILISLALIFNTSIRNFIIGWNTNKYQISNVTTEDIEKNKQAETTFDFEQVQSISTEAILAAQWDAQRLPVIGGIAVPELGINLPIFKGVFNTSLMYGAGTMKENQEMGKGNYALASHHIFGVTGAADVLFSPLDRAKNGMKIYITDKTNVYTYVIDSVEIVSPESVYVIDDVEGRTEVTLVTCTDYYATQRIVVKGVLESTTPYNETAKDILDSFNKSYNQYDYGQ
- a CDS encoding gamma-glutamyl-gamma-aminobutyrate hydrolase family protein, translating into MKKPVIGISGNEYKTGDHTEPLLSYTQTCLVQAIEDAGGLPLILPATEPDLAKYYIHLIDKLILTGGQNVQPSYYHEERTIDSDNYLPKRDEFELALIRAAQENQKPIFGICRGLQLYNVAQGGSLHQSISEHWQDIDGQEVSQTIQLTQNSPLYDIYESDPSVNSFHRQAIKDLAPDLEIIALSDNQQIIEAVHSAYPTKFLGVQWHPELLYGKREIEKDLFHYIVNKL